The genomic interval TCCAGCCGATGTTCATCAGCTCGACCGCATCGAGCGCGCTCCGGCCGTTCCACGGATCGCCCGCGCCGTGCGCCGATTCGCCCTCGAACGTGTACTCCACCGAGACCATCCCGTTGCCGCGGCTGTCGCCCCAGGCGGTGGTCATGGCGCTGCTCACATGGCTGTAGAGAACCAGGTCGACGTCGTCGAAGACGCCGGCCCGGACGAAGAAGGCCTTGCCGCCAAGCTGCTCCTCGGCGATACCGGGCCAGATCAGCAGGGTGCCGGGAATCTCCTCCCGTTCCATGATCTCCTTTACCGCCAGCGCGGCGGCGATGTTCACGGCCTGGCCGGAGTTGTGCCCTTCGCCATGCCCCGGCGCCCCCTCGATCATCGGCTCGCGGTACGCCACCCCGGGCACCTGCGACGACCTCGGGATGCCGTCGACATCACTGCCGAGCGCAATCACCGGGCGTCCGGAACCCCATCGGGCCAGCCAGCCGCTCGGCATGCCCGCCGTGCCCAGCTCGATCTCGAATCCCTCCGCCTCGAGGAGCTCCGTGATGTAGCGCTGGGTCTCGAACTCCTGAAATCCGAGCTCGGCGAAGCTGAATAAGCTATCGACCATGCGTTGGACGAAGGCGCGGCGGCTGTCGACGCCCTCCAGCACCTCCGACTTGAGCCGCTCCAGGCGGTCGTCCGTCCCCGACTGCGACGCGGCGGCGGGAGGTGGTTCGGCCGCCGCAAGATCTGCACTTCCTGTAACGGGAATGACAACGGCGGCGACAACGACGGCGGCGGTCGACTTCAGGAACATGGAGCGCACGATAGTCCTCCCCGACGCCCTGCCCGCGATGGCGTCCTGTTGCAGCGGCACCTGCCCATGCGCACGAAGGGTCCGATAGCCAATCATAGACAATCGGAGTCCGGAACCGCCACGCGGGTAGAATCGGGCCATGAGCCGACCCGTTTCCGCGGGGCTGCCGTTTCTGCTTGCCGCCGGCGTGGCCCTTGCCGGGACGGCGTTCGCGCAGGATGGGCCGGCCGAACCGCCAGTCGTCTGGATCCTCGCGACCGGCGGGACGATCTCCGGCGGCGGGACATCCTCCACCAGTCTGACGGAATACCAGGCGGGAGCGTTCTCCGGCGAAGAGCTGGTCGCGGCGGTGCCGGCCCTCGCCGACCACGCCACCATCCGGGTGGAGCAGATCGCAAACGTCGGCAGTCCGAACATCACCTTCAACGATTGGCTGACCCTCGCCAACCGCATCAACACGATCTTCCGCGACGACCCGGACGTGGCGGGAGTGGTGATTACTCACGGCACCAACACGCTCGAGGAGACGGCCTACTTTCTGAACCTGACGGTCCGCCACGGCCGGCCGGTGGTGCTGGTCGGGTCGCAGCGGCCGGCGACGGCCATCAGCTCCGACGGCCCGCTCAATCTGCTGAACGCCGTCCGTACGGCAGCCGCCCCGGAGGCCCGTGGCAAGGGCGTGCTGGTCGTTCTGAACGACGAGATCAACGCCGCGCGCGACGTGACGAAGACCAGCACGTACCGTGTCGAGACCTTCCGGTCCCGCGAACTCGGTTTTCTCGGCTACGTCGACGGCGACCAGGTAACCTTCTACCGTCAGCCGACCCGGCGTCATACGTTCGAGTCCGAGTTCGACGTCAGCCGCGTTACCCGCTTCCCGCGAGTCGACATCGTCTATTCCTACGTGGAGCCGAATCCGCTGCTGATCAACGCGCTGATCGACGACGGGGTCGACGGGATCGTTCTCGCCGGGACCGGCGCCGGGCTCGTTTCCGGCCGCGAGCGGGAAGCGCTGGCACGCGTCGTCGACCTACCTCCGGAATCGAGACCGGTCATCGTACGGTCCAGCCGGACCGGCAGCGGCCGCGTGGTCCCGTTACCTTCCTACGACGAGGCAGGAATGGTCGCAGGAGACACCCTCAGTCCGCAGAAAGCGCGCATCCTGCTGATGCTGGCCCTCGCGAAGACCCGCGACCAGGAAGAAATCCGCCGGATCTTCCGCGAGTACTGACGGGTCGCGTGCAACATGAGCGGTACGGAGCGCCCCCTGCGCATCGCGCTGGTCGCGCCAGTGGCCCAGCGGATTCCGCCGGAACGTTCCGGCTCCATCGAATCGGTCACTGCCCTGCTGGCGGCGGGGCTGGTGGCGCGCGGCCACGACGTGACGCTCTACGCCGCCGGCTCGTCCAATACCCCGGCTGCGCTGCACGCCACCTTTCTCCGTGGCTACCACGAGGACGACGCGCTCTGGCCATGGGAGCTGTGCGAGCTGTTCAACATAGCCGCGGCGGTCGAACCGGCGAAATCCGGGGACCGCTTCGATCTTATTCACGCCCAGGCGGAGTACGCGCCGATCGCCCTCGCGTTCACCCGCCTCGCGCCCGTCCCGATCATCCAGACCGTCCACCACTGGCCGACCGACCCCGAGGTGGCTCTCTGGTCCCGGTACCCCGAGGCGCCGTTCATCGCCGTCTCGCAGGCACAGGCGCGGCGGCTGCGGGGCCTGAATGTCGCCGGAGTCATCCACCATGCGGTCGACGTCGACGCGCTGCCGTTCCGCGCAACCCCCGACGACTACGTGCTGTTCCTCGGACGGTTCACGGAAGGCAAGGGCGTGCTCGACGCGATCGCGATCGCCCGGCAGGCCGGCCAGCGGCTGATCCTGGCCGCCGCGGAGAACGACTACTACCGCGATCAGGTTGCGCCTCACGTCGACGGCGAGCATGTCCTCTATCGGGGCGAAGTCGATCGCGCCGGCGCCGCGGCCCTGCTCGGTGGCGCGCGCGCCCTGCTCTACCCCGTCACCTCGGACGAGCCCTTCGGCCTCGTCGTCGCCGAGGCGATGGCCTGCGGCACGCCGGTCGCCGCTCTCCACCGTGGCGCCGTACCGGAACTGATAGACAGCGGCGTGACCGGCATCATCGCGCGGACGCCAGCGCAGCTTGCCGACGCGCTCCCTGCCATCCTGGTGTTCGATCGCGGGCGCGTGCGCGAGCGTGCCATCGAGCGGTTTCATCCCGACAGGATGGTGGACCGCTACCTCGGGCACTACACCAGGCTCGCGTTCGACGGGGTGCGGCAATGACGGCGCATGAACTCAGTGGCCGATCACTGATGACGTTCTTTGCGCACCCGGACGACGAATCTCTCGCGGCAGGCGGACTGATCGCGTCGTGCGCCGCGGCGGGTTCGACGGTGACTCTGGTCGTGGCAACCCGGGGTGAGGCGGGACCGGGCCGGGAGGGCGCGAAGCTCGCCGCGGTGCGAACCCGCGAGATGGAAGCGGCGGCGCGCGTTCTCGGCGCATCCGAGCTGGTCTGGCTCGACTACCCGGATGGCCTGCTACCGTCCGCGGACGCGGGACAGCTGGAAGGCGACATCGCTCGGACGGTGGCGGCGCGCCGGCCGGAGCAATTGGTGACTTTCGATCGCGACGGGCTCTACTGGCATCCGGATCATGTGGCCCTCCACGAGCGGGTCACCGCGGCAATCGAGGAGCTGGGCGACGATGCGCCGGGCCTTTGGTA from Acidobacteriota bacterium carries:
- a CDS encoding asparaginase; the encoded protein is MSRPVSAGLPFLLAAGVALAGTAFAQDGPAEPPVVWILATGGTISGGGTSSTSLTEYQAGAFSGEELVAAVPALADHATIRVEQIANVGSPNITFNDWLTLANRINTIFRDDPDVAGVVITHGTNTLEETAYFLNLTVRHGRPVVLVGSQRPATAISSDGPLNLLNAVRTAAAPEARGKGVLVVLNDEINAARDVTKTSTYRVETFRSRELGFLGYVDGDQVTFYRQPTRRHTFESEFDVSRVTRFPRVDIVYSYVEPNPLLINALIDDGVDGIVLAGTGAGLVSGREREALARVVDLPPESRPVIVRSSRTGSGRVVPLPSYDEAGMVAGDTLSPQKARILLMLALAKTRDQEEIRRIFREY
- a CDS encoding glycosyltransferase family 4 protein translates to MSGTERPLRIALVAPVAQRIPPERSGSIESVTALLAAGLVARGHDVTLYAAGSSNTPAALHATFLRGYHEDDALWPWELCELFNIAAAVEPAKSGDRFDLIHAQAEYAPIALAFTRLAPVPIIQTVHHWPTDPEVALWSRYPEAPFIAVSQAQARRLRGLNVAGVIHHAVDVDALPFRATPDDYVLFLGRFTEGKGVLDAIAIARQAGQRLILAAAENDYYRDQVAPHVDGEHVLYRGEVDRAGAAALLGGARALLYPVTSDEPFGLVVAEAMACGTPVAALHRGAVPELIDSGVTGIIARTPAQLADALPAILVFDRGRVRERAIERFHPDRMVDRYLGHYTRLAFDGVRQ
- a CDS encoding PIG-L family deacetylase, encoding MTAHELSGRSLMTFFAHPDDESLAAGGLIASCAAAGSTVTLVVATRGEAGPGREGAKLAAVRTREMEAAARVLGASELVWLDYPDGLLPSADAGQLEGDIARTVAARRPEQLVTFDRDGLYWHPDHVALHERVTAAIEELGDDAPGLWYVTMPHGAMRAVADHAAARGRSRAPILGVDDPDAFGAEAPAATITLDVRRHAARKLAALACHATQFHGSALAAIAPAEAVSLLGREQYRCAHAVRSQACT